Below is a window of Brachyspira hampsonii DNA.
TCTGCATATAAATGAATACTTTCATCTTCTATATTATTATTAAATATTAGTAAAGATACTGCTTTATCATCTGTTTTTTTATTATAATCCAGATCATCTTCATCTTTATAATTGATATCATCATTTACAAATACAGTGCTTTTAAATAAATCATTAAAGAAATCTATTAGCATAGAATTGCTTCTATAATTGTCTTTTAAATATCTTACATAATTGCTGAAATTTTCCTGAGTATTAGTGAAAGCATTTACATCAGCATTTCTAAATCTGTATATAGACTGCTTTCTGTCTCCTACTATCATTAATTTTTTATCTGTTTTTGATGTGCTTGTTATCTCTCTTTGTCCGAATACTATTAAATTTATGAAGTCAAACTGCAAAATGCTAGTATCCTGAGCCTCATCTAGTATTAATGCTGATATATTATCTCTTATTTCTTTTGATACAGCATCATTTTCTAATGCTTCTATGGCTTTATACATCATATCTTCATGAGAGTATATGCCTATATTAGATTTTACTTTTTCTATATGATTGTATGTTTCTTTTATAAAGTTTATTACTGCTTTATAATTTTCTTCATTATATAATATATTAACATAATTAAGCATAGATACAGTGCATTTTTTTAAATCTTCTAATACAGCCTTAAACTCATCATGTTTAGTATTTCCCAATTTGGCACTCGATACATCTGATAATGCAATTCTAATATATTCATAATCTTCCAAAGTTAATTTTTTTATTTTTTCTTTGTGTTTTATCAAATCAATTTTATTAAGAAGAAGAGATATTCTATTTTTACATTCTGTTATAAGTTTTCCGCTTTTTAAATTATCATTTATAAGTTCTATGCTGTAATTATATATGTTATTATATAGTTTATCATATTCTTTATCATCTATTTTTATGATTTCTAATGCTTTTTCTTCAAATCTGTTTATATTTTCAAGTCTCGGTTTTATTTTTAATAGGAATTGCAGTATTCTTTGAGCAAATTTATTTTTACTATCCTCTGTTGATATTCTATATAGCGAGCGTATAGTTTCAGCATGTTTTGATTGTCTTAAGATATTTAAAATTTCGCTTTTTAATGTTTCCTGAATATCAATGCTGTCTTCCAATATTGCCATATTAGGGGGTATTGAAAGATACATTGCATTTTCCATAGCTATAGAATTAGCAAATGCATTTATTGTTGAAATTTTAGAACTTGTAAGTATATCTTTATAAACATTCTGCCAATATTTTTTTTCTTTTAAAGATTTTTCATCATCAGTATTTTTTATACTTTCTATTTTATTTCTTATTTTGGATCTTATTCTGAAAAGCATTTCATTAGCTGCTGCTTTTGTGAAAGTAATAACTACTATATTGGAAACTTTTTCTTTATTTTCTAATAGTTTTAAATATATTTCTGTTATAGTGCTTGTTTTACCCGTACCTGCTGATGCATTAACAAAGCATAATCTATTATCTTCAAAACATTTTATTATATCTTTTTGCTTATCATTTAAATTGAATACCATTTTTATATAATAACATAAATATTTAATAATTCAAATTAAAATGCTTGAAAAATATATTATATATATTATTATAAAAACCTAATTAATTTCATTGATTAAACTTTTTATTTTTGGAGATTTTATGAATAAAAACAATATAGGCTATATTTTCTTTATAGTTTTTATATTCCTGTCTATATTTATAATGTATAAATTATTAAAACCATTCGGAATGATAATATTTTTTGCCGTTGTTTTTTATGTCATATTAAATCCTCTTTTTATAAGGGCTATGGGAAAGAGTTATAAAAAAACAGATAAAATCTCCATGATTAAAAAAAACACTTTAGCATTGCTTTTTTCTCTTATATCTCTAATTATATTCTTAGTTCCTACAAGTATATTAGCTTATACTATAATAGTTCAGCTTATAGATATTTCTAATATTGGTATTAAGTATTTTATGAATTTAGATGTTAATGAAGTTATTAATAATTCCAGCATAAATAACTTTCTTAAATCTCTGCCTATAGATGTGTCTATGGAAACTATATTAAAAAGAATACAGGATTCTTCTCTTTCAAATTTAACATTTATAAGTTCATATCTTACTCAGAATGTAGCGGGCTTATTAAAAAGTACAGGCGGATTTGTAAGTTCATTTATATTTATGATGTTTTCTTTATTTTTCTTTTTTGTAGACGGAGAATATTTAATAGATCAGGTAAGAACATTAATTCCTATAGAGAGGAAATATATTGACAGACTTATAAAACAGGTTTCTGAAGGTATTAAAGGAATAGTTTTCGGCAATTTGTTTACAGGAATATTTCAGGGTTTTTGTGCTTTTATAGTATATACTGTATTTGGGGTTACAAATTCATTTACATTTGCATTTCTTACTATAATAGCATCTTTTATGCCTATAATAGGAACTACTATAATATGGATTCCTTTAGGGGTATTATTTGCAATAGATGGAGAAATTATCAAAGCTATTATATTTATAGTATGTTCTTGGATATTTATTACTATACCTGATAATTTTGTTCGTCCTCTGCTTCTTGGGAACAGAATAGAGCTTCATCCATTATTTATTTTCTTTGCTATACTTGGCGGGGTATTATTTTTCGGACTTTCAGGAATAATATTGGGACCTTTGAGTTTTATACTATTCTTTGAGATTATGAAAATATACAATGAAGAGAGATTATTAGAAGAAAAAAAAGAAAGGATTGCCAAAAGAAGAAGGTTATCATCATATAAATAATCATAAGAGTTTTATGTATGACAAAGATATTGATTATAGGAATGAATTATATAGGAGATACAATATTTATAACTCCGCTTATAAGAGCTTTGAAAAAACACTATAATGACTGTAGTATTGATGTTGTAAATGGTATAAGAGGAATAGATATTTTAAGAGAAAATCCTTGTATAAATAATATTATAATTGGAGATGATAAAGTATCAGAATATATAAGCAATCAGAATTATGATATAGGTATTTCTGCCACAACCGCATTTTACGGAGCTTCACTTTTATATAAAGCAAAAATACCAATAAGGGCAGGAGTAAACAGTGAATGCCGAGGATTTCTTCTTAATAAAAAAACTTCTTGGAAAAAACATAAAAGGCATATAGTAGATACAATTCTTTCTATATTGAAGCCTATGAATATAGAAGATGATGGTATTAATACAGAGATTTTTTTAAGTGAAAAAGAAAATGAATTCGGTATTAGTAAAATGGGAAATTATAAGAATGCCTTGCTTGTTCATGGAGGGGCTACTAGAATAAGTAAGAGATACGGCATAGATAATTTTTCAAAACTTATAGATTTATTTTATAAGGAAAAACAGGTTCCTATAATATTAATAGGTTCTAAAGATGATTTAGATTTTTCTAATGAAATGAATAAAAGATTAGGAAATATAATAGCTGATGATTTTACTAATAAATTGAGTATTAGAGAGCTTATATCTGTGATTAAACATTCTTATGCATTGATTGGAGGAGACAGTGCCCCTTTACATATAGCTAATGCATGCAATATATATTCTATAGGTATATTCGGAGATACTTTGCCGTTGATCTACGGAGCTAGGGGAGAAAAGGCTTTTAATATAGAGGCTAGAAAAAAATATTGTACAGCATTAAAAAGTTTTCGATGTGAATATATAAAAAGAGGCTGCAAAACTATTGACTGCTTAAAAAAACTTGAGGCTGAAGAAATTCTGCCTGTGCTTTTGTCTGTTTATAAAGATATTTGATTTTATTTTTACAAAGTATTATTTTATGAATTAAATTTATTACATTTTCTTTCTTGAAAAAATATAACTTTATTATAAAATATATGTTAATAGCATTATTTTTTATTAAAAATTTTATTTTTTGCTTATATAATAGTTTTATATAAATATTAATTGAGGTTTATGACGACTATGGAATTTACATTGAATAAGCTATATTTATTTATATTTTTATCTTTATTTTTTGTATCTTGTGCTACAACTTCTAAAAGTACATCAAGCGGCGGTGTATATGTAGGAGAAGATACAGGAGAAATAGGAATAGTTAATAATTGGAAGAATCCTGATTTTAAGGGCGGAAAAACTACAAAAATAACTGTTGAAGGTTATGCATCTGCTGACGGAAGAGGCGAGGCTGATGCTATAGAAAGAGCTATCGAGAGTGCTAAAAGAAATGCTGTTGAACAGGCTGTTGGTTCTATAGTTCAGGGTAATACCTTAGTAGAAAATAACAGACTTATAAGCTCTAAAATATATGATAATACAACAGGTTATATATCAGCGTATAAAGTTATTAATATATCTAAATCCGGTTCTGTTTGGTATTCTAAGATAGAAGCTACAGTTGGAGTGGATATGATAGAGGATAATCTTCAGGCAATGGGCATACTTATGGATAGGAAAAATCTTCCTCTTATAGTTGTGCTTGTTACTGATGAAACAGGAAATTTAAGCGAATCTTTTAATGTAGAATTAGAAAAAAATATGAGTGAGAAAGGATTTAAATTTGTTAGTGCTTCATCATTGCAAAGTGTAATGAGAAAAGAAAATATAAGCTATGAAGATACAAGAGGTTTTCGTTCATCATCATCTATAAAAAAAATAGCCGATGCCACAGGAGCACAAATAGCAATAATAGGAAAAGCTGATGCTGCTTTCTTTACAACCATACAAGGCACTGCTATGAAAAGTTACAGAAGTGATGTTGCAATAACTGCAATTAATATATCAGATTATACTACTATAGCCCGTGCTACACATCAGGCAGGAGGTGTTGGAGGAAGCGATAAGGATGCACATTCTATAGCTTTGGTGAAATCAGCAGATTATGTATCAGATGATTTTGTTAATCAAATAGTTAATAAATGGCAGAGTGAAGTTCAAAACGGCACAGAGTATACTATATATGTAAACGGACTTGATTTTGATGAATCTATTGGTTTTGAAGATGCGTTGAAAAAGAATATAGGAGGATTAAAAAATGTTTATAATAGAGGAGTATCAGGAGAATCTTCCAGATATGTTGTTACTTATGTAGGAAGCAGCAGAGATTTGGCAGTTGATATTAATTCTAAAGCTAAAAATATGGGCTATCAGATAATAATAAGCAGTTTTGACGATAAGACTATCACTTTAAAGGCAAGTAAGAGGTAATTTTTAGTTATGGAAATTAAAGAAAAATTGGTTGTTCATACTTGCTGTGCTGTTTGTATGAGTTATCCGCGTACTATTTTAGAGGATTATGATTCTGTATTTTATTTTTATAATCCTAATATATATCCTATTGAAGAATATCAAAGAAGAAGAGATGAGTTTATAAATTATACTAGAGCTTTGGGCATAAAAACTTATATATCTGAAGAAGATAATGATGTTGCTGAATGGTACAATGATATAAAAGGTTTTGAGAATGAGCCTGAAAAAGGTGCTAGATGCAGTATTTGTTTTAGGCATAGAATGAAAAAGGCTTTTGAATATGCTGCTAGTATAAATGCCAAGTATGTTGCCACTGTAATGACTGTAAGCCCGCATAAAAACAGCAAGGTTATTGAGATGATAGGTAAAAGTTTAGCTGAGAGTTATGAGGGGATAGAGTATTTGCATTTTGATTTTAAAAAGAAAGAAGGGTTTAAAAAGACTAATATAATAGCTAATGAAGCAGGACTTTACAGGCAGCATTATTGCGGATGTGAATTTAGTATAAGATAATTTAATATTAATTATTTATTTTTTTCTTCATTTTTCATAATATTATTTAACTGATCTATAATATCTCCTATAAAATCCAATTTGTTTTTTTCAAATTTTTTAAGTTTTTCCGATATTGCAAATATTTTTTCTTCTGAAGATTTTAAATAGTATATTTTAATATTTAATAATATATCTGGAGAAGTTTCTAATGCTTTACAGATTTTATTTAGATTTTTAATTGATATATTTCTATTTCCAACTTCAACACCTTGAAGGTATTTTCCAGAAAGTGAAGATTGTTCAGCTAATTCATCTATAGTCATTTTTTTATTTTTTCTTAATTCTCTTATATTTTGACCTAGATTTTTTAATACTGGTTCTGTATTCATAATAAAAAACTCCATTTATACTTGTGTATATTTATTATGATATATAAAAAATTTAATTAAAAAAACAATTTATAATTTGATTATTTGTAAAAAAAGTATATTTTGGTATTTTATAGTTGGTATAAAAAATGAAAAAGCTGCCAATAATAAATATCAGCAGCCTTACAAAATTACTTTACTTTAATTAAGCATAAGTGCTTAATCTTTCACCTACACCAGGTCTCATAGGTGCAGAAACAGCTTGAGGCTGAATGCTAGTCATAATTTTGTCAACAGCCTGAGCTTGCATATCTGAAGTTTTTCTTATCATGCTTAAAGAAATATCTTGTTTAAGCATTCCAGTAGAATAAGAAGTATAAGCTGAAAGATCCATATATTCCCTCCATTTAATTTATAAATTATAACAAATTTACGATGTAATTGTAAATCAATGTAAGATTAAATCAAGGAAAATATTAAAAAATATTAAAAAATAAATGCTATAGAATATGTTATGATAACAATAGAGTTTACATAATATAGTTTTTTGCTTAAAAATTATGACCAATTATGTTTTTATTATTTTTATTTTTTATCAACTTAAGCAATATAACTTTTACATAATTGGTCAAAACTGATAATTAAGCATATACATCCAAAGTCTTTCCAATATTGTTATTTATAGGAGCAGATGATCCCTGAGGAGTTACCATACTTGCAACTTTATCAGCAGATTGGGCTGAGCTGTAAGCTGAAGAGTTGTAAACATTTAATCCTGCAGAAGTCATATGTCTAGTCAATGGAAACATTTCAGATGAATAAATAGAATAAACTCCCATTTAATACCTCCAAAGACTTATTATACATATAATATCGGAATATTTATTATTAAAATAAAGAAAAATCTAAAAAATGTAAAAAATATATTAATTTTTATAATTGGAAATTTAAGAGAAAATATAAGTAATATTATTTAATATAGTATTATGATATTTTTTATTAAAAAATATTGACTTATTTTTTAATAATACATATACTAGGTATATAATATAAAATATTATCAGGGAGTTTTTTGCTATGAAAAAAATATTAATAGTAGGTGGTGTTGCAGGCGGTGCTTCTGCAGCTGCAAGACTTAGAAGATTGAATGAAGAAGATAAAATAATAATGTTTGAGAAAGGTCCTCATGTATCTTTTTCTAATTGCTCTCTTCCTTATCATATAGGAGGACTTATCCCAAATGAAGAAACTTTACTTTTGATGAATCCTGAGAAATTTTTAAAACAATTCAATGTAGATGCAAGAGTTAATAGCGAAGTTGTTGCTATAGACAGGAAAAATAAAGAGGTTGTAGTTGTATCTGAAGGCAGAGAATATAGAGAAAGCTATGATAAACTTATACTTTCAATGGGGGCTAAGCCTATAGTTCCTTCTATAAAAGGAATCGAAAAAGTTAATGTATTTACAGTAAGGAATGTTGTTGATATAAGCAAAATACATAATTTTCTTAATGGAAAGCCAAATGCTAAGGTATCTGTTATAGGCGGCGGATTTATAGGTATTGAGATGGCTGAGAATTTAAAAAAGGTAGGATATGATGTAACTATTGTAGAAGCATTGCCTCAGATAATGAAGCCTTTTGATTATGATATGGTTCAAATTCTTCACAGAGAAATTATGGACAATGGTGTTAATTTAATAGTTAATGATAAAGTTGATAGCTTCGATACAAATACAGTTATTTTAGCTTCAGGTAAGAAAATAGAGGCGGATGCTGTTATTCTTGCTATAGGCGTTGCTCCTGAAACTGATATTGCTGTCAAGGCAGGAATAGAATTAGGAAAAACTAAGGCTATAAAAGTTGATTCTACTTATAGGACTAATGATAAAGATATTTATGCAGTTGGAGATGCTATAGAAGTATATAGTCCTTTATTCAATGATTATTACAGACTTCCTTTAGCAGGTCCGGCTCAGAAACAGGCTAGGGCTGTTGCTGATCATATTAATGGACGAACAGTTGATAACAGAGGATTTATAAGTTCATCAGTTATTAAAGTATTCGGATATAATGGAGCTTCTACAGGGCTTTCTGAAGGATTCATTAAAACTATGAATTTGAATATTGATTATGATACTGTAGAAATTATTCCTTTTGACGGCGTATCAATTATGCCTAATGCAAGATTGATGCATTTTAAACTAATATATGAAGTTCCTACAGGAAAAGTACTAGGTGCTCAGGCTATAGGTAAAGGAAATGTTGATAAGAGAATAGATGTTATAGCAACTATTATCAAATTAGGCGGAACTATAGATGATCTTAAAGATTTAGAATTATGCTATGCTCCTTCATTCGGCACTGCTAAAGATGTTGTTAATTTTGCTGGTTATGTTGCTTCTAATTTAAGAAATGGAGATTATAAACAGGTTCATTTCAGCCAAGTAAGAGAATTAGTAGAAAAAGATTCTTATTTCTTAGATGTAAGACCGCCTGAAGATTTTGCGGTAGGACATTTAGAAAAAGCTGTTAATATACCTCTTGGGGCTTTAAGAAGCAGATATAATGAGATACCTAAAGATAAAACAGTATATGTAACTTGCAAAACAGGTTTAACTAGCTATACGGCATGCAAAATACTTCAGAATATAGGATTCAATAATGTTGTTAATGTTTCAGGCGGATTTGTAGGCTTATCACAATATGAATATTTTAATGATAAAACTACAGGAAGAAAACCTATATTAACAGGATATTTTGGATAAATTTATATTTGTATACCTTAATAATAAATATAAAGAGCTATTTTTTTATTAAATGGCTCTTTTTTTGTTATAAATGTATAAATTCAAATTTTTTTATAAAAAAATGTTTTATAATTTTATTTTTTTTGTATTATATTATATAATACAAATGTATACTTTTAACAAGGATTGAAATATGTTAATAGAAAATGATTTAAAAATATTATCTCCTTCTGAAGCCGATGAAATCATCAATAGTACAGACAATATAGTAATATTAGATGTAAGAACGGAAATGGAACATAATTATGAAGGTATGATTGAAGATTCTGTTTCTATGGATTTCCTTAAGCCAAGAGTGTTTAAAAGAGAAATATCTAAATTAGATAAAGAAACACCATATTTATTATATTGCTCGGTTGGTAAATTAAGTATGAAAGCAGCTGAATATATGAAAGAAGAGGGCTTCAAAAATCTTTATATATTAGAAGGAGGATTAAAAGCTTGGAGTAAACATTTTGGAGATAATAATAGGGTTTCTAAATTTGATAGAGAAGAAGCTGTAGAAAGAAGAAAAAGACTTATTATCAGATTAAACAGAATTGAAGGTCAAATTAAAGGAATGAAAAAAATGCTTGCTAAAGGTGAATATTGCGGAGATATACTTAATCAGTCTTTAGCTGTTAAGGCTGCTATGGGAAGTGTTAATCAGGAAATTATGGAAGTATTTTTGAATACATGTATGATTTCGCCTAAAGAAAAAGATGATTTCTTTAGATATATGAGAAAACTCATAAAGTAATTGTTTTTTAAGCAAGGGATTAATCCCTTGCTTTTTATTTATTTTTTTATTTATTTACCCCAAGAATCCGGATTTTTATTCCATTCCAAAGCCTTAGATAATTCTTCTTCTGTTATATATTTTTCATCTTTAGCTATTTCCATAAGAGATGAGAAATTAGAAAGAGATGAAAATTTAATGCCGGCTTCTTCAAAGTTTTTATATGCTTTTTCAAATTCATAAGAGAATATCGCTATAATTTCAAGCCCTATAGCCCCTTCAGCTTTAGCTGCTTCAAATGCTTTTATAGAACTTCCGCCTGTAGAAATCAAATCTTCTATCAATATTAATTTTTTGCCGTTACATTCAGCACCTTCTATCTGTTTTCCTCTGCCATATTCCTTTTTTTCAGCTCTTATATAGCATAAAGGCTTGTTAAGTTCGTAAGCGATGAAAGAAGCCCATGGTATTCCTGCTGTGGCAGTACCAGCTATAACATCGAATTCTTTATCTTTTAAAATATTTACAAAAGCATCAACTATAATCTTTCTTTCTTTAGGAAATCCTATTACATATCTATTATCACAGTATATAGGGCTTTTTATTCCTGATACAAATGTAAAAGGCTCTTTAACATTAAGTTTAACTGCTTTAGTATTTAGTAAAGCACTAGCTATTAATTTAGATTTTGCTTTTTTATTGTTCTCCATACCTTCAGCAATTTCTTCAACTATCATTTTGCAGGCTTTAACCCTGTCTTCATTTCTTGTAATAGGTCTTCCAACAACAAGATAATCACAGCCGTTTTCAATAGCTTCTTTAGGAGTCATAACTCTTTCCTGATCATCAGTACTTGCCCATTTAGGTCTCACTCCCGGACAAATTGTTCTGAAATTCTCCCCGCATTCTCTTTTTATTACAGCAGCTTCTTTAGGAGAACATACCACTCCGTCAAGTCCTGATTCTTTTCCTAATTTAGCCCAATTAACAGCTAAATCTGTAAGTGCCAAATTAGAGCTGAACATATTTTTTACATCATTTTCAGAAAGACTTGTAAGTATTGTTACTCCTATTATTAAATTGTCCTTATTAAGTTTTTTTATCTCCTGCACAGTTTTTTCCATCATTTTTTTACCGCCGCTAGTATGTACATTAAACATAAATACATTTTGTTTAGCAGCAAATAATGAAGCCATAGCGGTTGTATTTGGTATATCATGGAATTTTAAATCTAAAAATACTTTTTTGTTTTTGCTGGCCAAATATTCTATTATTTCTCCTTTTGTGTACAAAAAGAGTTCTAGACCTACTTTATAAAATACAGCCTCGTCTCCAAGCTCATCTATAAGTTTGGTCGCCTCTCCCATAGAATTAAAATCTAATGCTATAATTAATCTTTCTTTTGGATTTTCACTTAATTTTGTCATAATTTATCCTTTTATAGTTTTTATATATTAAATTATTTCAAATAAGAATCGACTTTTTATTTGAAATATAAAAGTTATAAATGTGCAGCTCCTATTATATCTTTTATATTATCTATATTATTTTCTTTAAGGTAATTATCTATTCCATTAATAACTTCTATAGGAAGCACAGGGTTAGAAAATATACCTGAACCTATAGAGACCAAAGAAGCACCGGCAAATATAAACTCTAAAGCATCATTATAATTTGTAATGCCTCCCATACCTACAATAGGAATTTTCACAGCTTTATACACCTGATAAACCATTCTTACAGCTATAGGTCTTATACAAGCTCCTGATAATCCTCCGAATATATTTCCTAAAAGAGGTTTTCTTGTTTTAGTATCTATTTTCATTGATAAAAAAGTATTAACAAGCGATACACTGTCAGCACCTGCATTTTCTACACTTTTTGCTATGCTTGCTATATCTGTAACATTAGGAGATAATTTTACTATAAGAGGTTTTTTGGTGAGAAGTTTTTTTACAGCTTTAGTGGTGGATTCTGCACTTTCACAGCTTGCCCCAAAAGCCATTCCTCCATTCTTTACATTTGGGCATGATATATTAAGTTCTACAAAATCTACTCTTTCTATTTCATTTGCTATTTCAGCAACTTTCATGTATTCTTCTATAGAAGCTCCGTTTATATTTAAAATTATAGGAGTATCATATTTTATATTTTTTACTATATTATTTTTAAAATATTCTATTCCCGGATTTTCAAGCCCTATACAGTTTATCATACCAGATGGAGTTTCTGCTATTCTTGTTCCTTTATTACCGTCTTTTTTATTTAATGTTATTCCTTTTAAATTAACTGCTCCAAGTTTATTAACATCAAAATAATTATTATATTCTTCTCCGAATCCGAAACAGCCTGAAGAGGTTATAACATTATTTTTTAATTCTTTTCCTAAAAAGTTTATATTTAATTTACTCATAATAGTATCCGTTATTTAAATATTTAATAATTTAGAATCAAATACAGGTCCGTCATGACAAACTTTTTTTAGTATGTACCCATTTTCTGATTTTTCATCTTTTATTTCTATATTGCATCCCAAACATGCATTAACGCCGCAAGCCATTCTCTCTTCAAGAGAAGCATAGCAAAGTACATTATTCTCATTAGCTATATTTACTATTCCTTTCATCATAACAGTAGGTCCGCATGTATATATAATATCAAAATTTTTTTGTTTTAATAATTCTTTTGTTTTGTCTACTGTATTGCATTTATCTCCCACAGAGCCGTCATCTGTTGTGATATATAAGTCAATACTGCTTGTATCAAATCTTGTTATTATTTTTATTGCATTTTCATTAGCTCCGCCCATTATTAAAGTTATAGAGTTATTATTTTTTAATAATTTTTCTATTAATAATTTAAATGGAGCTATTCCCATTCCGCCTGCTGCTAATAATATTTTTTTATCTTTTATTTCGCTGTTAAATCCATTACCCAAAGGTCCTTGAATATTAATAATATCATCTTTTTCTAACTTTGATAAATATTTTGTGCCTTCACCCTTTACTTGATAATAAAATTCTAATATATCATTATCAATATAATGAATACTTATAGGGCGTCTTAAAAATGTACTGCTTTTAAGCATGAAAAATTGACCTTCTTTTGCATGTTTAAAGCTTTCTTTAGACTTTACTTTAAGTAAATACTTATCATCTGATATTTGTATATTATCTGTTATAATGCAATCTTCTAAAAACATTTTTGTACCTTTCAATTTTTTTCTATAAAAAAAGAATACACCTTCTTTTTATAGAAGATTGTATTCTTTGAAAATCTATTTTTTAAAAATTATTATGCAAAAAATAATAATATCTTTCATGAAAATCGAATATATCATATATCTGTAAAAATTCAAGTACGGCATTAAAATAATTTTATTTTGCTATTGATATTATAAATAAAATTGTTATATTAAAAATTATATAAAACAAAGGTTTAAAAGGTGTAAAATGAAAAACTATATTTTAATTTTTTTATTGCTGGTGATAATATCTTGTAATAATACTGCTACTAATCCTAGTAATAATGACACTTCAAATAATAATAATTCAATAAGTCCTGATGCTCAGGCAGTATTCGGCTTGGTTAATCAAGAAAGAATAAAAGCAGGACTTACAGAATACAAATTAGATGCCAAATTATGCGAAGCTGCAAACCAAAGAGCTAAAGAAATAGTAGATAAATATGATCATGTAAGACCTGACGGAAGAGAATGGGATACAGTGCTTGATGAATATGGGTTTAATTCAAAAGCTTATATTAGAGGAGAGAATATAGTTGCTATGAGGGAAAGTGCTTCTTCAGCTATGAATGCTTGGATGAACTCTCAAGGACATAAAGACAATATTTTAGCTGATTATTATACAACCATTGGTATTGGGGTTTATGAGTATAATGGAAGTAAGTATTGGGTTCAGATCTTTTTGAGTGATTCTTTTATTTAATTAAAAATAAAAAATACTATCTTCTTTATTTATGAGAGAATAGTATTTTTTATATTTATTAAACTATATTTAAATATAT
It encodes the following:
- a CDS encoding putative motility protein, which encodes MDLSAYTSYSTGMLKQDISLSMIRKTSDMQAQAVDKIMTSIQPQAVSAPMRPGVGERLSTYA
- a CDS encoding glycosyltransferase family 9 protein, with the translated sequence MTKILIIGMNYIGDTIFITPLIRALKKHYNDCSIDVVNGIRGIDILRENPCINNIIIGDDKVSEYISNQNYDIGISATTAFYGASLLYKAKIPIRAGVNSECRGFLLNKKTSWKKHKRHIVDTILSILKPMNIEDDGINTEIFLSEKENEFGISKMGNYKNALLVHGGATRISKRYGIDNFSKLIDLFYKEKQVPIILIGSKDDLDFSNEMNKRLGNIIADDFTNKLSIRELISVIKHSYALIGGDSAPLHIANACNIYSIGIFGDTLPLIYGARGEKAFNIEARKKYCTALKSFRCEYIKRGCKTIDCLKKLEAEEILPVLLSVYKDI
- a CDS encoding FAD-dependent oxidoreductase, whose protein sequence is MKKILIVGGVAGGASAAARLRRLNEEDKIIMFEKGPHVSFSNCSLPYHIGGLIPNEETLLLMNPEKFLKQFNVDARVNSEVVAIDRKNKEVVVVSEGREYRESYDKLILSMGAKPIVPSIKGIEKVNVFTVRNVVDISKIHNFLNGKPNAKVSVIGGGFIGIEMAENLKKVGYDVTIVEALPQIMKPFDYDMVQILHREIMDNGVNLIVNDKVDSFDTNTVILASGKKIEADAVILAIGVAPETDIAVKAGIELGKTKAIKVDSTYRTNDKDIYAVGDAIEVYSPLFNDYYRLPLAGPAQKQARAVADHINGRTVDNRGFISSSVIKVFGYNGASTGLSEGFIKTMNLNIDYDTVEIIPFDGVSIMPNARLMHFKLIYEVPTGKVLGAQAIGKGNVDKRIDVIATIIKLGGTIDDLKDLELCYAPSFGTAKDVVNFAGYVASNLRNGDYKQVHFSQVRELVEKDSYFLDVRPPEDFAVGHLEKAVNIPLGALRSRYNEIPKDKTVYVTCKTGLTSYTACKILQNIGFNNVVNVSGGFVGLSQYEYFNDKTTGRKPILTGYFG
- a CDS encoding helix-turn-helix domain-containing protein — translated: MNTEPVLKNLGQNIRELRKNKKMTIDELAEQSSLSGKYLQGVEVGNRNISIKNLNKICKALETSPDILLNIKIYYLKSSEEKIFAISEKLKKFEKNKLDFIGDIIDQLNNIMKNEEKNK
- a CDS encoding epoxyqueuosine reductase QueH, with protein sequence MEIKEKLVVHTCCAVCMSYPRTILEDYDSVFYFYNPNIYPIEEYQRRRDEFINYTRALGIKTYISEEDNDVAEWYNDIKGFENEPEKGARCSICFRHRMKKAFEYAASINAKYVATVMTVSPHKNSKVIEMIGKSLAESYEGIEYLHFDFKKKEGFKKTNIIANEAGLYRQHYCGCEFSIR
- a CDS encoding AI-2E family transporter, with amino-acid sequence MNKNNIGYIFFIVFIFLSIFIMYKLLKPFGMIIFFAVVFYVILNPLFIRAMGKSYKKTDKISMIKKNTLALLFSLISLIIFLVPTSILAYTIIVQLIDISNIGIKYFMNLDVNEVINNSSINNFLKSLPIDVSMETILKRIQDSSLSNLTFISSYLTQNVAGLLKSTGGFVSSFIFMMFSLFFFFVDGEYLIDQVRTLIPIERKYIDRLIKQVSEGIKGIVFGNLFTGIFQGFCAFIVYTVFGVTNSFTFAFLTIIASFMPIIGTTIIWIPLGVLFAIDGEIIKAIIFIVCSWIFITIPDNFVRPLLLGNRIELHPLFIFFAILGGVLFFGLSGIILGPLSFILFFEIMKIYNEERLLEEKKERIAKRRRLSSYK
- a CDS encoding metal-sensing transcriptional repressor; amino-acid sequence: MLIENDLKILSPSEADEIINSTDNIVILDVRTEMEHNYEGMIEDSVSMDFLKPRVFKREISKLDKETPYLLYCSVGKLSMKAAEYMKEEGFKNLYILEGGLKAWSKHFGDNNRVSKFDREEAVERRKRLIIRLNRIEGQIKGMKKMLAKGEYCGDILNQSLAVKAAMGSVNQEIMEVFLNTCMISPKEKDDFFRYMRKLIK